GGTGAAGGCCCTGTGCACCTCGGTCTTCCACCAGGCCAGCTTGGTGGCGGCCACGCCGGGGTCCGTGACCTCGTCGACCACGTCATCCACTTCGCGGCAGAAGGCATAGAAAGCCGTGATGGCGGCGCGGCGCTCCTTGGGCAAGAAGAGAAAGGCGTAATAGAAGCTGCTGCCCGAAGAGGCGGCTTTGTCTTGGACGTACTGATCCGGATTCATAGGGGGAGCATTGTCCCATGATGCGGGTTGTCGGCCGACACAATAGTGAAATGCGCGGCATGCACCTGGTTGGACTTCAAATTCAATAGCGACCTGCGCAGGTAAAGCAAGGGTTCAGGGTTATCTTGCTTCGATCACATGCGCAGGGCTTGCCAGAGCATGACTGCCATGTCGAGCTTGCCCAGCTTGATGCGCTGATAGAGGTTGCGCCCCTGCATGGCGTCCAGTCTGTCCAGCATGCGCAGGCCGCCTTGCACGACCAGACGCAGCTCCCAGCCCGTACGGCCGGGCAGTTGATGTACCAGGGGCGCACCATGGTTCATCAGGCTGCGGGCCTGGCGGTTGAGCTCGCCCAGCAAAGATTGAAGCTCGGGCGTCAATGCCGTTGCTTCGGGCTTGATGGCTCGGCGCACCAGGCCGTGGCGGGTCAGATCGGCATCCGGCAGGTAGTGGCGCTGGCGCGGCAAGTCCTGGCTCAGATCCTGCCAGAAGTTGATGAGCTGCAGTGCGGTGCAGATGGCGTCACTCTGAATCAGTGCCTTGGCGTTGACCACGCCATACAGATGCAGCAGCAGGCGGCCGACCGGGTTGGCAGAGCGGCGGCAGTAATCCAGCAACTGGGCCATGTCGGTGTAGTGGGCCTGGGCGGCCGTCATGCGCACATCCTGCTCGAAGGCGCTGAGCAGGTCGGCCAGCAATGGCTTGGGCAGGCCATGGGCCTGAACCTGAACTGCCAGCGGGCCGAAGATATGGGGCCAGGAGGTTCGCGTCAGCATGGCGGCTTCGCCGGCGCTGCCTAGCTGCTGCAGATCGGCGGCATATTGCTGCAACTGTGCCCGGCGCTTTTCTGCGCAATGATCCCCTTCGTCGGCCAGGTCGTCGGCGGTGCGTGCAAAGTGGTAGATGGCGGCAATGGGCGCGCGCAGCCGTGGCGGGCACAGCCAGGAGGCGACGGGAAAATTTTCGTAATGGTTGATGCTGGCCGGCGCATTGGCGACGGTGCTTGCTGGGGGCATATGGTTCACGCCCGTATTGTGGACCGGGCGGGCTTGCCGGCTTGCGGCAGCCCATAAAAAGACGGCGCAAAAGCGCACGTGCGTGCACAATCAGCGCTGACTTTGGTGCAGCGGCCTGCCCGGCGGCTGCGCTTTTCCTATTTTTACAAGCCCAGAACACCATGGCTGTTTCGTCTTCTCGTCGTTTTGCAATGTTGTCTTTGCCGCGCCGGCCTGCCGTGCCCTTGGCTGCGCTGTCCATCGTGGCGGCTGCTGTCATGTTGTCGGCCTGTTCCAAGAAGGAGGCTGCGCCCGAGCCGGTGCGTGCAGTCAAGCTGGTGACCGTGGGTGAGGGGCAGATCGAATCTGCCCAGGAATATTCGGGCGATGTGCGGGCCCGTGTGGAGTCTCGCCTCGGCTTTCGCGTGGCGGGCAAGATCACCAGGCGCGAGGTGGAGCTGGGCCAGCATGTGAAGGCCGGACAGGTGCTGGCGCGCCTGGATGCGCGTGACTATCAGCTCGGTGCCGATGCCGCGCGCGCCCAGCTGGCCTCGGCCACCACGCAGCGCGATCTGGCCGAGGCCAATGCCAAGCGTTTTCGCACGCTGCGAGCCCAGAACTTCATCAGCGCCGCAGAGATGGAGCGCTACGAGGCCAATCTGAAGGCGGCTCAGGCCTCGCTCGACCAGGCGCGAGCCCAGCTCTCCAGCCAGTCCAATCAGGAGAACTACACCCAGTTGCTGGCCGATGCCGATGGCGTGGTCACCGCCGTGGAGGCCGAACCCGGTCAGGTGGTTGCGGCCGGCACGCCCGTGGTGCGGATCGCCCAGGATGGCGCGCGCGATGCGGTGTTCAGCGTGCCGGAAGACCGGCGCAGCGCCATCAAGCCTGGGCAAGGCGTCAAGGTCAGGCCCTGGTCGGATGAGTCGCGCGTGATCAACGCCCTGGTGCGTGAGGTGGCGGCCAGCGCCGATCCGGCCACACGCACCTATGTGGTCAAGGCCGCTCTGCAGGGAACGGACCTGCCCGCATTGGGAGCCACCGTGCATGTCATGCCAGAGGGCATGGGCGTCAGCGGCGAAGCCGTAGGCAGCCAGGTCATCAAGTTGCCAACCACGGCCTTGCGCCAGGAGGGCGGTAACGGTCAGGGTACGGCCGTCTGGCTCTATGACGCGGCCAGCAGCTCGGTGAAGCTGCAGCCGGTGCAGATTGCCAGCGCCGACGGTAATGAGGCGGTGATTGCCTCGGGTCTGCAACCCGGCATGCAGGTGGTGGCCACAGGCGCCCATGTGCTGACCCCTGGCCAGAAGGTGACGGTATATCGCGATAAATACGCCAAGCCGCCACAAAACTCTGTATCAGATCAGCACAAAACGCAGGTGGATAGAATGCAGAATGCTCCTGAATCTGGAGCGTCTCAGCCTGCAGTCGCTGCGGAGGCGGGCAAATGAGCGGCACTGGACACAAAAAGACCGGTGGTGCGCATTTCAATCTTTCCCGC
This DNA window, taken from Comamonas testosteroni TK102, encodes the following:
- the hpnC gene encoding squalene synthase HpnC encodes the protein MPPASTVANAPASINHYENFPVASWLCPPRLRAPIAAIYHFARTADDLADEGDHCAEKRRAQLQQYAADLQQLGSAGEAAMLTRTSWPHIFGPLAVQVQAHGLPKPLLADLLSAFEQDVRMTAAQAHYTDMAQLLDYCRRSANPVGRLLLHLYGVVNAKALIQSDAICTALQLINFWQDLSQDLPRQRHYLPDADLTRHGLVRRAIKPEATALTPELQSLLGELNRQARSLMNHGAPLVHQLPGRTGWELRLVVQGGLRMLDRLDAMQGRNLYQRIKLGKLDMAVMLWQALRM
- a CDS encoding efflux RND transporter periplasmic adaptor subunit, with protein sequence MLSLPRRPAVPLAALSIVAAAVMLSACSKKEAAPEPVRAVKLVTVGEGQIESAQEYSGDVRARVESRLGFRVAGKITRREVELGQHVKAGQVLARLDARDYQLGADAARAQLASATTQRDLAEANAKRFRTLRAQNFISAAEMERYEANLKAAQASLDQARAQLSSQSNQENYTQLLADADGVVTAVEAEPGQVVAAGTPVVRIAQDGARDAVFSVPEDRRSAIKPGQGVKVRPWSDESRVINALVREVAASADPATRTYVVKAALQGTDLPALGATVHVMPEGMGVSGEAVGSQVIKLPTTALRQEGGNGQGTAVWLYDAASSSVKLQPVQIASADGNEAVIASGLQPGMQVVATGAHVLTPGQKVTVYRDKYAKPPQNSVSDQHKTQVDRMQNAPESGASQPAVAAEAGK